Proteins encoded together in one Desulfosporosinus meridiei DSM 13257 window:
- a CDS encoding RluA family pseudouridine synthase yields the protein MNTPPDLWEYRLQAEDSGQKYMAILRHKFHFSVKLLQHLKQGERVWVNGKFSYLTARGKEGDTLSIQLFSTEEANIQGEDLPLDILYEDEYMLAVNKPVGQVVHPNRRYPTNTLGNAVVGHWERKGESRLFRPIHRIDRNTSGVVVIAKNQFAHQQLAWQLERGHIHKRYHGFVEGVVEEDNGIIDLSIGFAPNSFIKRQIQADGMSARTLFRVLHRYTNVTFLEFILETGRTHQIRTHCEGFGHPLLGDDLYGGTQTLLSRHALHSSMYAFLHPATRLPMVIRAPFPKDLRLLLIKLRDLDTDNP from the coding sequence ATGAATACACCACCCGATCTTTGGGAGTATCGTTTACAAGCGGAAGACTCCGGTCAAAAATATATGGCAATCTTACGTCATAAGTTTCACTTTTCGGTAAAATTACTACAGCATTTGAAACAAGGCGAACGGGTTTGGGTAAACGGGAAATTTTCTTATCTAACGGCCCGAGGAAAAGAAGGGGATACCCTATCCATTCAGCTTTTTTCCACTGAAGAAGCCAATATTCAAGGCGAAGATCTGCCTCTTGATATTCTTTACGAGGATGAATACATGCTAGCCGTCAACAAACCCGTTGGACAAGTCGTTCACCCCAACCGCCGCTATCCGACCAACACCTTAGGCAATGCTGTTGTTGGTCATTGGGAACGCAAGGGAGAAAGTCGGCTCTTCCGTCCCATCCACAGAATTGACCGGAATACTTCCGGAGTTGTTGTTATAGCCAAGAACCAATTCGCTCATCAGCAACTTGCTTGGCAGCTAGAGAGAGGGCATATCCATAAACGCTACCATGGTTTTGTCGAAGGGGTTGTCGAGGAAGACAATGGAATTATTGATCTTTCCATTGGATTTGCACCGAATAGCTTTATCAAACGTCAGATCCAAGCTGATGGTATGTCGGCCCGGACACTTTTCCGGGTTCTCCATCGCTATACTAATGTCACTTTTCTGGAATTCATCTTAGAAACCGGTCGCACCCATCAAATTCGCACTCATTGTGAAGGCTTCGGACATCCATTACTCGGAGATGATCTGTACGGTGGGACTCAAACACTTCTCTCTCGTCATGCCTTACACTCTTCAATGTATGCCTTTCTCCATCCTGCAACTAGACTTCCCATGGTAATTCGAGCACCTTTTCCTAAGGATCTTCGCTTATTACTAATCAAGCTGCGAGATTTGGATACTGACAATCCATAA